A single window of Zootoca vivipara chromosome 17, rZooViv1.1, whole genome shotgun sequence DNA harbors:
- the LOC118075951 gene encoding arylacetamide deacetylase-like 4 isoform X1: MAFGGTLWMLILYIFSFIHSLLFAWGVYYHFKRTYVPPGITQGAKLRVFAFAMEYSLGLGLILEKLGICNRYIIWKIAFNVIPTGKDSKLIQKDLVFDGVPVRVYWPKTSPAGNRRGIIFLHGGAGITGSIRASEKVCRFMANQSDSVVVSVGFRLAPEHPYPVPVMDCLTAAIHFLKNAKEYGVDPNCIAIVGESSGGTFAAAVCQELVTREDLPRLRAQVLIYPFLQTGDFDLPSYQQNQSVPPLFRKRAIKLGLRHLTGKDINVEGVIKGSHVPPDLREKYQKWISADYIPEEFKARGYVPHAPAPFSEELYEQVKRAEETMYAPLLAEDDIIRQLPETFILTCEYDILRDDGLLFKKRLEDNGVPVTYHHLPDACHATITFFDLWPLEFPSSRICMQHVVQFLKSLYK; encoded by the exons ATGGCATTTGGTGGAACTCTGTGGATGctgatattatatatattttcattcattcattccttgctGTTTGCATGGGGAGTCtattatcattttaaaaggaCCTACGTTCCTCCAGGAATCACCCAGGGCGCAAAATTACGAGTTTTCGCTTTTGCAATGGAATATTCACTTGGACTG GGATTGATTCTGGAAAAACTGGGCATTTGCAATAGATACATCATCTGGAAGATTGCATTCAATGTCATACCAACAGGGAAGGACTCAAAGTTGATCCAAAAGGACCTGGTTTTTGATGGGGTGCCCGTGAGGGTGTACTGGCCCAAGACATCACCTGCTGGGAACAGGAGAGGAATCATCTTCCTTCATGGAGGCGCTGGAATCACTGGAAGCATCC GAGCCTCTGAAAAGGTCTGCCGTTTCATGGCCAACCAAAGTGATTCAGTGGTTGTGAGTGTCGG ATTTCGTTTAGCTCCTGAGCATCCCTATCCAGTCCCTGTAATGGACTGTTTAACTGCTGCAATACACTTTCTGAAGAATGCCAAGGAATATGGAGTGGACCCCAACTGCATTGCCATTGTAGGGGAGAGTAGCGGAGGCACTTTTGCTGCAGCTGTTTGCCAAGAACTGGTGACCAGGGAGGACCTCCCAAGACTGCGAGCTCAGGTCCTGATCTACCCATTCCTACAAACAGGGGACTTTGATTTGCCATCCTATCAGCAAAACCAATCAGTTCCTCCCTTGTTCAGGAAACGAGCTATCAAACTTGGTTTGAGACATCTCACTGGGAAGGACATAAACGTGGAGGGGGTGATAAAAGGTTCCCATGTCCCTCCTGATTTGCGGGAGAAATACCAAAAATGGATCAGTGCTGATTACATTCCAGAAGAATTTAAGGCTAGGGGCTATGTCCCTCACGCTCCTGCTCCATTTTCAGAAGAactttatgaacaagttaaaagagCTGAAGAGACAATGTATGCCCCCCTTCTAGCAGAGGATGACATAATCCGCCAGCTCCCGGAGACTTTCATTCTAACTTGCGAGTATGATATTCTCCGGGATGACGGGCTGTTGTTTAAAAAGCGGCTAGAGGACAACGGTGTGCCAGTGACTTATCATCATCTTCCAGATGCATGCCATGCAACAATTACCTTTTTTGATTTATGGCCACTTGAATTTCCGAGCTCAAGGATATGTATGCAGCATGTGGTACAATTCTTAAAAAGTTTATATAAATGA
- the LOC118075952 gene encoding G patch domain-containing protein 4: MNDTAQENKSKGLKFAEKQLKKHGWKKGKGLGKRENGISEAIKVKVKCDSAGVGHNPAEQFTFHWWDHLFNSSAANIAVETGQDGVKVKKVSEQDGVITNKKPRKAHGEKNLVYGRFVKAATLTSGGEEPVYVVSSSDSDKEDEDDRLDLSTARRLTDEELVQACGGRTAHKGARHGLTMTAKLARLEEQEKAFLARYVQQKGEKQEATEAALNGSSPQQKKAKKCKEQEGKAAIHESLEVRVGEDPREEQEEEKSNKKKKKKKKRKHREDGESNKGPLLEIAEKWTEMASHRGKPKKKSK, encoded by the exons ATGAATGACACTGCTCAGGAGAATAAAAGCAAAGGGCTGAAATTTGCAGAGAAGCAATTGAAGAAGCATGGCTGGAAGAAAG GCAAAGGACTTGGGAAGCGAGAAAATGGGATCTCTGAAGCCATAAAGGTCAAAGTCAAGTGTGACTCAGCTGGG GTGGGCCACAACCCAGCTGAGCAATTCACCTTCCATTGGTGGGACCACCTCTTCAATTCATCTGCTGCTAACATTGCTGTGGAGACTGGGCAG GATGGTGTCAAAGTGAAAAAAGTATCTGAGCAAGATGGAGTGATAACAAATAAAAAGCCCCGTAAAGCACATGGGGAGAAGAACTTGGTCTATGGGCGCTTTGTGAAG GCAGCCACATTGACATCTGGCGGAGAAGAGCCTGTATACGTCGTCTCCTCTTCAGACAGCGACAAAGAGGATGAAGATGACCGACTGGACCTATCTACAGCCAGGAG GCTGACTGATGAAGAGCTGGTCCAGGCCTGTGGGGGAAGAACAGCCCATAA AGGGGCTCGGCATGGCTTAACCATGACTGCAAAACTGGCACggctggaggaacaggaaaaagCTTTCTTGGCTCGCTACGTCCAGCAAAAGGGAGAAAAGCAGGAGGCAACTGAGGCTGCTTTGAATGGCAGCAGCCCACAGCAAAAGAAAGCCAAGAAATGCAAAGAACAAGAAGGCAAGGCTGCGATTCATGAGAGCTTGGAAGTGAGAGTAGGTGAGGATCCCCGGGAagagcaagaggaggagaaatccaacaagaagaagaagaagaagaagaaaaggaagcacCGGGAGGATGGAGAAAGCAATAAAGGACCGTTGCTAGAAATTGCAGAGAAATGGACAGAAATGGCCAGTCACAGAGGGAAGCCAAAGAAGAAATCAAAATGA
- the LOC118075951 gene encoding arylacetamide deacetylase-like 4 isoform X2 — MGEGSCAQILLEGFPQGLILEKLGICNRYIIWKIAFNVIPTGKDSKLIQKDLVFDGVPVRVYWPKTSPAGNRRGIIFLHGGAGITGSIRASEKVCRFMANQSDSVVVSVGFRLAPEHPYPVPVMDCLTAAIHFLKNAKEYGVDPNCIAIVGESSGGTFAAAVCQELVTREDLPRLRAQVLIYPFLQTGDFDLPSYQQNQSVPPLFRKRAIKLGLRHLTGKDINVEGVIKGSHVPPDLREKYQKWISADYIPEEFKARGYVPHAPAPFSEELYEQVKRAEETMYAPLLAEDDIIRQLPETFILTCEYDILRDDGLLFKKRLEDNGVPVTYHHLPDACHATITFFDLWPLEFPSSRICMQHVVQFLKSLYK, encoded by the exons atgggagagggctcctgtgcacagatcctgcttgaaggtttcccacag GGATTGATTCTGGAAAAACTGGGCATTTGCAATAGATACATCATCTGGAAGATTGCATTCAATGTCATACCAACAGGGAAGGACTCAAAGTTGATCCAAAAGGACCTGGTTTTTGATGGGGTGCCCGTGAGGGTGTACTGGCCCAAGACATCACCTGCTGGGAACAGGAGAGGAATCATCTTCCTTCATGGAGGCGCTGGAATCACTGGAAGCATCC GAGCCTCTGAAAAGGTCTGCCGTTTCATGGCCAACCAAAGTGATTCAGTGGTTGTGAGTGTCGG ATTTCGTTTAGCTCCTGAGCATCCCTATCCAGTCCCTGTAATGGACTGTTTAACTGCTGCAATACACTTTCTGAAGAATGCCAAGGAATATGGAGTGGACCCCAACTGCATTGCCATTGTAGGGGAGAGTAGCGGAGGCACTTTTGCTGCAGCTGTTTGCCAAGAACTGGTGACCAGGGAGGACCTCCCAAGACTGCGAGCTCAGGTCCTGATCTACCCATTCCTACAAACAGGGGACTTTGATTTGCCATCCTATCAGCAAAACCAATCAGTTCCTCCCTTGTTCAGGAAACGAGCTATCAAACTTGGTTTGAGACATCTCACTGGGAAGGACATAAACGTGGAGGGGGTGATAAAAGGTTCCCATGTCCCTCCTGATTTGCGGGAGAAATACCAAAAATGGATCAGTGCTGATTACATTCCAGAAGAATTTAAGGCTAGGGGCTATGTCCCTCACGCTCCTGCTCCATTTTCAGAAGAactttatgaacaagttaaaagagCTGAAGAGACAATGTATGCCCCCCTTCTAGCAGAGGATGACATAATCCGCCAGCTCCCGGAGACTTTCATTCTAACTTGCGAGTATGATATTCTCCGGGATGACGGGCTGTTGTTTAAAAAGCGGCTAGAGGACAACGGTGTGCCAGTGACTTATCATCATCTTCCAGATGCATGCCATGCAACAATTACCTTTTTTGATTTATGGCCACTTGAATTTCCGAGCTCAAGGATATGTATGCAGCATGTGGTACAATTCTTAAAAAGTTTATATAAATGA